The Candidatus Desulfofervidus auxilii DNA segment TCACTTTAGATAAATCAAAGGGAAGGTTTAAATAATGGTCGCTAAAGTTTACATTTTGTTCGGGGTCTAATACTTCTAAAAGAGCCGAAGCAGGGTCACCTCTAAAATCTGTGCCGATTTTATCTATTTCATCTAGCATAAATACAGGATTATTTGAACCTATTTGTTTTAATCCCTGAATAATTCTACCTGGTAATGCACCAATATAAGTGCGGCGGTGCCCTCGGATTTCAGCCTCATCTCTTATTCCGCCCAAAGAAATACGCATAAATTTTCTTCCTAATGCCCGGGCAATAGATTTTCCCAATGATGTTTTTCCTACCCCAGGAGGGCCTACAAAGCATAAAATTGCTCCTTTTGCTTGAGGATTCAATTTTTTTACACTCAAATATTCCAAAATCCGCTCTTTGACCTTTTCTAGATTATAATGGTCTTCATCCAAAATCTTTTTTGCCTGCTTTATGTCTAACTTATCTTTAGTGCTTCTTTGCCAGGGAAGTTCCACTAACCAGTCTAAATAAGTGCGAATTACATGGGCATCACCGGAATCAGGATGCATCATGCTCAAACGTTCTAATTGTTTTAATGCTTCTTTTTTGGCAACTTTGGGCATTCTAGCCCTTTCAATTTTTTCTCTAAGTTCTTCTATTTCCTCATCAATTTCATCAAATTCTCCTAATTCCTTTTTAATAACCTTAAGTTGCTCACGGAGAATATATTCTCGCTGAATTTTACCCATTTCTTCTCTAGCCTGGGAGCGAATTTTGGCTTGAACGCTAGAGACTTGAAATTCCTTTTCAAGCAACTCATGGATTTTTTTAAGCCGTTTTATGGGATTTAAAGTTTCCAATGCTTGCTGGGCATCACTTAGTTTGAAACGCAAATTGGAACTAATAATATCTGCCAATTGGCCTGGTTCGTCTATGCTATTAAGGATAGCCATAATATCTTCATAGTCTAATCCTTTAAGGGATAGAATTTTTTCACTTTGTTCGCGGACATTCCGCATGAGGGCTTCTGTTTCCACTGTAATTTCTGAAACTTGTTTATCTTCTAAGGGAATGATTTTTGCCATAAGAAATGGAGAAATCTGTATATATTCTTTAATGGCCACCTTAGTAAGACCTTGAATTAATAATTTTAACTTACCATCTGGTAAACTAAGTTGACGCATAATTAAGGCTATTGTGCCCACATTAAACAGATCTTCGGGATGAGGTGTTTCTATAGCAGGGTCTTTTTGCGTCACAAAAAGGATGAGTTTGTCTTTATTGAGACTTTCCTTCACTGCCTTTAAAGACATAGGACGTCCAACAAATATGGGAAGAAGCATAGAGGGAAATACCACTATATCCTTCATGGGAACTATGGGTGCGGTTTCAGAAATAATGATTTCTTTTTCTTCAAAAATTTCTTGCATTTTTATTATTGCCAAACAAAATAAGAATATATATTTATACCATAATGTGTTCAAAAAAAGAAGAGTGTCGCAAAAATTGTCTTGCTCGGCGGGCAAGGCTTTCTCCTTTTCAAAGGAAGAAAAAGAGTGAGGAAATTTGCCAAAAAATTCTAAATTTACCTTATTGGCAAAGGGCAAAGAGAGTTATGCTTTATGTAACCTATAGAAATGAAGTAGATACCATCCTTTTGATTCAGGAGGCTTTAAAAACAGGTAAAATACTCATCTTACCTAAAGTAGAAAAAAAAGAGATTGTTCCTTATAGGATAAATTCATTTCCTGAAGATGTAGCCCCTGGATATAAATCTATCCTTGAACCTATTGCCTATCGCTCTCAACCTTGGACTGGGGATATGGATATCATTATTATTCCGGGATGTGCCTTTGATTTCCAAGGGAATCGTTTGGGGTATGGATTGGGTTGTTATGACCGTTTCTTAAAAAAGATAAATCCATCAGTTTTAAAAATAGGGCTTACCTATGAAGTTTGCCTGGTTTCCTGTTTACCTGTAGAGGCATATGATGAGACAGTAGATATAATTGTAACTGAAAAGCAGGTCATAAAAATAAAAAAGCATTTAAGCTGAAACAACCAACGCCACTTATTGAACGCCAAAAATCCTTAATTCATCCCTGCCTGTCGGCAGACAGGGCAGGCAGGGATGTTTTTAAAGATTAACTTCTAAATTTTGGGGAATGTTCAAAAACTTTACGTATTGCATCAACAATGATACATGGTAGAATAAATCAGGGGAACAATTGATGGGCATAAAAACCTATATCAGTTTAGTAGTGAGTTTAGTGGTCTTTTTCTCACCAGTTTACCTTAAGGCATTGCAGTTTTTTAAAATCACTGCTCAACATAGAGAAAGCATCCAACTGGTTATCTATAATCAAAACTTTGCTTTGGTAAGAGAAATAAGAAGGATTAACCTACCTTTTGGTGAATATTATTTACAAGTAGAAAACATTCCAGAAAAAATTGAGCCAGAAAGTGTGGTTTTATACACTCCTGAGAATTTTAAATTATTGTCTCAGGATTATCGTTATGACCTCATCACTTCCAAAACGCTATTGGATAAATATGTAGGCAAAGATGTAAAAGTTTATTTTGAGAACCCTTACACAGGAAAGAAAGAATTAACTGATGGCATACTTTTAAGCAATCAAGATAAACCTATTTGCTCTATAAAAGGCGAGGTGTTTATTCCCTGTCCAGGAAAGATTATTTTGCCCCAGTTACCTTCAGGTTTATTTTCTTTACCTACTTTGGTATGGCATGTAGAAAATAGCTCAGGAGGTGAACAACTAATCCAATTCTCCTATCTGACCCAAGATATAAATTGGCAGGCTGATTATGTGTTAGTATTGACTGAAGAAAAAAAAGCAGACTTAACAGGCTGGGCTACTATAATGAATCAGAGTGGAGCGAGTTATCCTGCTGCTCAAGTAGCCTTAGTGGCAGGACAAGTGCATAAAACAAAATCTCCTCCTGTGATTTTATACCAAGCAAA contains these protein-coding regions:
- the lon gene encoding endopeptidase La; its protein translation is MQEIFEEKEIIISETAPIVPMKDIVVFPSMLLPIFVGRPMSLKAVKESLNKDKLILFVTQKDPAIETPHPEDLFNVGTIALIMRQLSLPDGKLKLLIQGLTKVAIKEYIQISPFLMAKIIPLEDKQVSEITVETEALMRNVREQSEKILSLKGLDYEDIMAILNSIDEPGQLADIISSNLRFKLSDAQQALETLNPIKRLKKIHELLEKEFQVSSVQAKIRSQAREEMGKIQREYILREQLKVIKKELGEFDEIDEEIEELREKIERARMPKVAKKEALKQLERLSMMHPDSGDAHVIRTYLDWLVELPWQRSTKDKLDIKQAKKILDEDHYNLEKVKERILEYLSVKKLNPQAKGAILCFVGPPGVGKTSLGKSIARALGRKFMRISLGGIRDEAEIRGHRRTYIGALPGRIIQGLKQIGSNNPVFMLDEIDKIGTDFRGDPASALLEVLDPEQNVNFSDHYLNLPFDLSKVMFITTANLIDPIPSALKDRMEIIEIPGYTQEEKLQIALKYLWPRQIKQHGLTEVNVQIFPETISKIISYYTQEAGVRNLEREMGSICRKIARKLAEGKNETFKITPNNLDAYLGPPKYLPEREIEENEVGVATGLAWTSYGGEILRVEATVLRGKGKLMLTGQMGEVMQESAKAALSYVRSRAESLGLRDNFYEHIDVHIHVPEGGVPKDGPSAGITMAIALISALINKPVNKETAMTGEITLRGRILPVGGIKEKVLAAVRAKVKNIIIPEKNSKDLIEVPKSAKKQLNFFLVKNMDEVLEPALGIKINP
- a CDS encoding 5-formyltetrahydrofolate cyclo-ligase yields the protein MCSKKEECRKNCLARRARLSPFQRKKKSEEICQKILNLPYWQRAKRVMLYVTYRNEVDTILLIQEALKTGKILILPKVEKKEIVPYRINSFPEDVAPGYKSILEPIAYRSQPWTGDMDIIIIPGCAFDFQGNRLGYGLGCYDRFLKKINPSVLKIGLTYEVCLVSCLPVEAYDETVDIIVTEKQVIKIKKHLS
- a CDS encoding DUF4139 domain-containing protein gives rise to the protein MGIKTYISLVVSLVVFFSPVYLKALQFFKITAQHRESIQLVIYNQNFALVREIRRINLPFGEYYLQVENIPEKIEPESVVLYTPENFKLLSQDYRYDLITSKTLLDKYVGKDVKVYFENPYTGKKELTDGILLSNQDKPICSIKGEVFIPCPGKIILPQLPSGLFSLPTLVWHVENSSGGEQLIQFSYLTQDINWQADYVLVLTEEKKADLTGWATIMNQSGASYPAAQVALVAGQVHKTKSPPVILYQAKAQREDISHQPQEQAFFEYRLYTLSQTLNLENNQKKQVRFLKKTDVSINEQFIYRGQNYYYRTYYDTPISKDKIWVYLETVNDAKNNLAIPLPPGKVRVYQKDSLGNMVFIGEDKIPPTPINKKIKLNIGMAFDIEVSRHQTVYRRLSGSLYEIGWEISFKNNKERFVKINVFEDVPGDWEVVNASAPYQKTSAHELKFIILVPAQGETKLHYLVRVKD